Below is a genomic region from Defluviimonas aquaemixtae.
GATTTTCCAGATCGACGAGCAGGGCCGAGGTCACATCGGCATTGATGAAACGCGCACCCCTGACATCCGCGCCGGTCAGGTCGGCGCCGCCCAGCGTCGCCATGGACAGGTCAGCTTCGCTCAGATCGGCGCCGGCCAGTTTCGCGTATTCCAGATCGGTCCGCATCATTTTCGCCCCGGCGAAAATCGCGCCTTCCGCGCGCGCCTGTCGCAGCACCCCGCGCATGAGGCCCATGGACTGGTTCTTCATGTCGGCCGACAGATCGGCACCGGAAAAATCGGCGCCCGTGAGGTCCGCCTTCGTGAAGTTCGCCGCTGCGCGGGAATTGCTCAGGTTGGCGCCAGAGAGATTGGCGCCGATGAACTGCGTCTGAAACAGGCTTGCGCCGCTCAGATTCGCGCCCGAGAGATCCGCGTTGAGAAGCCAAGCCTGATCGAGGACCGCCCCCTCGAGGTTTGCATCGGCAAGGTTCACATT
It encodes:
- a CDS encoding pentapeptide repeat-containing protein, whose amino-acid sequence is MTFRAFCIALLVAIVPPPAVAQSELAGIDLDSPKMTAAEFTRDEIVQLIEAGKTNDLAGRLLNGIDLTGLDLSGIVFRAASMNNVNLADANLEGAVLDQAWLLNADLSGANLSGASLFQTQFIGANLSGANLSNSRAAANFTKADLTGADFSGADLSADMKNQSMGLMRGVLRQARAEGAIFAGAKMMRTDLEYAKLAGADLSEADLSMATLGGADLTGADVRGARFINADVTSALLVDLENLNEADLEKAKNLNRAFR